In the genome of Fulvivirga maritima, one region contains:
- the metE gene encoding 5-methyltetrahydropteroyltriglutamate--homocysteine S-methyltransferase yields MQTHILGYPRIGSRRELKRACESYWNDKITLKELVQAAKEIREHNWNLQKEAGIDLIPSNDFSYYDQVLDMALTVNAIPERYHDVILKEGKTELDLYFAMARGYQQNGLDITAMEMTKWFDTNYHYIVPEFTKDQQFKLFSTKIIDEFDEAKRIGIASKPVILGPVSFLLLGKEKEEGFNRLELIDNLLPVYFELFAQLSERDVQWIQIDEPFLAMDIDAPTQEVYKKVYAEIDKKFPHLKILLATYFEGLKGNTELAVSLPVTALHVDLVRAPEQLSEVLAKTPDNLSLSLGLVDGRNIWKNNFIASLEQIKKAIGALGKERIMIGTSCSLLHSPCDLSLETKEDTLTPIIKSWLAFAKQKVEEVVTLSKLAGEDKADVIAALQANTQAQESRITSALIHNTAVKSRVNGIEESDTHRDHEFASRKATQQSVLNLPLYPTTTIGSFPQTKEVRSWRAKFKKGELSQKEYNDLLAEETAKAIEWQEKIGLDVLVHGEFERNDMVEYFGEKLNGFVFTQNGWVQSYGSRCVKPPIIYGDVSRPEAMTVKWSTYAQGLTDKLVKGMLTGPVTILQWSFVRNDQPRSATCNQIALAIRDEVVDLEEAGIKVIQIDEPAIREGLPLRKSDWQTYLEWAVRAFRIASSGVSDATQIHTHMCYSEFNDIIENIAAMDADVITIECSRSQMELLDAFVQFNYPNDIGPGVYDIHSPRVPSRLEMEELLEKAKAVLPEDQLWVNPDCGLKTRGWEETRKALIEMVSAAKSMRESVETGV; encoded by the coding sequence ATGCAAACACACATTCTGGGCTATCCGCGCATAGGTAGCCGACGTGAACTAAAAAGGGCTTGTGAAAGCTACTGGAACGACAAAATTACGCTGAAGGAGCTGGTGCAGGCTGCTAAAGAAATCAGGGAGCATAACTGGAATCTTCAGAAAGAAGCAGGAATAGACCTTATTCCTTCTAACGACTTTTCTTACTATGATCAGGTGCTGGATATGGCGCTCACCGTTAATGCTATTCCCGAAAGGTACCATGATGTAATTCTTAAAGAAGGTAAAACGGAGCTGGACTTGTACTTTGCTATGGCTCGTGGTTATCAGCAAAATGGCTTGGACATAACCGCTATGGAAATGACCAAGTGGTTTGATACTAACTACCATTACATAGTGCCTGAGTTTACTAAAGACCAGCAGTTTAAACTCTTTTCTACTAAAATTATTGATGAATTTGACGAAGCTAAGCGTATTGGTATTGCCTCCAAGCCGGTGATCCTGGGACCTGTTTCTTTCTTGCTTTTGGGTAAGGAAAAAGAAGAGGGCTTCAACCGATTAGAGCTAATAGATAACCTGTTACCAGTTTATTTTGAGCTTTTTGCTCAGCTTAGTGAGCGAGATGTACAGTGGATACAAATAGATGAGCCTTTCCTGGCTATGGACATTGACGCGCCTACTCAGGAGGTGTATAAAAAAGTTTATGCAGAGATCGATAAGAAATTTCCTCACCTGAAAATACTATTAGCTACTTATTTTGAAGGCCTTAAAGGAAATACAGAGTTGGCGGTGTCACTACCCGTTACAGCCCTGCATGTAGACTTGGTAAGAGCGCCGGAACAGCTTTCTGAGGTGCTGGCTAAAACGCCGGATAACCTTTCACTATCTCTCGGTTTGGTAGATGGAAGAAATATTTGGAAGAATAACTTTATTGCCAGTCTAGAACAAATTAAAAAGGCGATTGGAGCATTAGGAAAGGAGAGAATAATGATTGGTACGAGTTGCTCTCTGCTTCATTCTCCTTGTGACTTGTCTTTAGAGACTAAAGAAGATACGCTTACGCCAATAATAAAGAGCTGGCTGGCTTTTGCTAAGCAAAAAGTGGAAGAAGTAGTGACCCTAAGCAAACTGGCAGGTGAAGATAAGGCTGATGTAATAGCTGCCTTACAGGCCAACACCCAGGCGCAGGAAAGCAGGATTACTTCGGCTTTAATTCATAATACGGCTGTTAAATCACGTGTAAATGGTATTGAAGAATCTGATACACATAGAGATCATGAGTTTGCCTCGCGGAAGGCTACGCAGCAATCTGTGCTCAACTTACCTCTTTATCCTACCACTACCATTGGCTCTTTTCCTCAAACTAAAGAAGTGAGAAGCTGGAGGGCTAAATTCAAAAAAGGAGAGCTCTCCCAAAAAGAGTATAATGATCTCCTGGCTGAAGAAACCGCTAAGGCTATAGAGTGGCAAGAAAAAATAGGGCTTGATGTACTCGTGCATGGTGAATTTGAAAGAAATGACATGGTAGAGTATTTCGGAGAAAAGCTCAATGGCTTTGTGTTTACTCAAAACGGATGGGTACAAAGTTATGGTAGCCGCTGCGTGAAGCCGCCTATTATCTATGGTGATGTTTCCCGACCAGAAGCTATGACGGTGAAATGGAGCACCTACGCTCAAGGACTTACAGATAAGTTGGTCAAAGGAATGCTTACCGGCCCAGTAACCATATTACAATGGAGTTTTGTAAGAAACGACCAGCCAAGATCAGCCACCTGTAACCAGATAGCTCTGGCCATAAGAGATGAGGTGGTAGACCTTGAAGAAGCCGGCATTAAGGTGATACAAATTGATGAACCAGCCATAAGAGAAGGGTTGCCGTTAAGGAAGTCTGACTGGCAAACCTATCTGGAGTGGGCCGTGAGGGCCTTCCGTATAGCTTCATCAGGAGTGAGTGATGCTACGCAAATACATACTCACATGTGTTATTCTGAGTTTAATGACATCATTGAAAACATAGCAGCGATGGATGCTGATGTGATTACCATAGAATGTTCTCGTTCGCAAATGGAGTTATTAGACGCTTTCGTTCAGTTTAATTATCCAAATGATATTGGTCCTGGTGTTTATGACATCCATTCGCCACGTGTGCCTAGCAGATTGGAAATGGAAGAGCTGCTGGAGAAAGCTAAAGCAGTACTGCCAGAAGATCAGCTATGGGTAAACCCTGACTGTGGTTTAAAAACCAGAGGTTGGGAAGAAACCAGAAAGGCACTGATAGAAATGGTGAGTGCCGCCAAAAGCATGCGTGAGAGTGTAGAAACAGGAGTGTAA
- a CDS encoding cysteine-rich CWC family protein, with the protein MPKHEDKYCPRCNTLFECKVGNIALCQCSKVELTHEQRNYLSSQFSDCLCASCMAELKTEFNIKQHEASINKIIGGYRGE; encoded by the coding sequence ATGCCCAAGCATGAAGATAAATATTGCCCACGTTGTAATACCCTCTTTGAGTGTAAAGTGGGCAATATTGCCCTTTGCCAGTGTAGTAAAGTGGAGCTAACCCATGAGCAAAGAAACTACCTATCCTCACAGTTTAGCGACTGCCTCTGCGCCAGCTGCATGGCCGAATTAAAAACAGAATTTAACATCAAACAGCATGAAGCCTCTATCAATAAAATCATAGGCGGGTATAGGGGGGAGTGA
- a CDS encoding DUF4365 domain-containing protein has translation MKFYTTSSTGDSGLLYLGHWINQNFHFPFRIMSADIGIDAEIEILDKDLHSNGLIIKAQVKSTQSPINANFSEYVEKDHIDYWSKLTVPVIYFKVDLENNKIYHKIISSLDGVELTSSGNDNKRKIEFDLSKDLLDLSSKQKWLDFFKVVEYHNMYSYIEKLHDEIDSVVVDNVSFFHNEVIEELIEKLDITEVYFKKLEALKNLYPWKFGKEINDKIECLNEERWRKMCYLHREQQMLNYD, from the coding sequence ATGAAATTTTATACTACTAGTTCAACGGGTGATTCTGGGCTTCTTTATTTAGGTCACTGGATTAATCAGAATTTTCATTTCCCTTTTAGAATAATGTCTGCCGACATTGGTATTGATGCTGAAATTGAGATCCTTGATAAAGATTTACATTCTAACGGATTGATAATAAAAGCTCAAGTAAAGTCTACTCAAAGCCCTATTAACGCTAATTTCTCTGAATATGTGGAAAAAGACCACATTGATTATTGGAGTAAACTTACTGTTCCCGTAATTTATTTTAAGGTTGATTTAGAAAATAATAAAATTTATCATAAAATAATATCATCATTGGATGGTGTAGAATTGACTAGTTCAGGTAATGACAATAAAAGGAAAATAGAGTTTGATTTATCAAAGGATTTACTTGATTTAAGTAGTAAGCAAAAATGGCTTGATTTTTTTAAAGTGGTGGAATATCATAACATGTATTCTTACATTGAAAAACTTCATGATGAAATAGATTCTGTAGTTGTAGACAATGTATCTTTCTTCCATAATGAGGTTATTGAAGAGCTTATAGAAAAACTAGATATAACAGAAGTTTATTTCAAAAAGTTGGAGGCTTTAAAAAATCTGTATCCATGGAAATTTGGAAAAGAAATAAATGATAAAATTGAATGTCTGAATGAAGAGAGGTGGAGGAAAATGTGCTATTTACATCGAGAACAACAGATGTTAAACTATGATTAA
- a CDS encoding nuclear transport factor 2 family protein, protein MKPKEVINKWVELFNQGNAVEISELYHSDAINHQVNQDPVEGKKAIEEMFDREFKMAEMVCIPENIFEDGEWAILEWKDPLGLRGCGFFKVINGKIKFQRGYWDKLSFLRIHELPLPRE, encoded by the coding sequence ATGAAACCTAAAGAAGTCATTAACAAGTGGGTAGAGTTATTCAACCAAGGAAACGCTGTAGAAATAAGCGAATTATACCATTCCGATGCCATCAATCATCAGGTAAATCAAGACCCTGTGGAAGGAAAAAAAGCCATTGAAGAAATGTTTGACAGAGAGTTTAAAATGGCTGAAATGGTGTGTATACCAGAAAATATATTTGAAGATGGCGAGTGGGCCATTTTAGAATGGAAAGACCCTTTAGGCCTACGAGGTTGCGGATTTTTCAAGGTAATCAACGGGAAAATCAAATTCCAACGTGGCTACTGGGACAAACTCTCGTTTCTAAGAATACATGAGTTGCCTTTACCGAGAGAGTAG
- a CDS encoding class I SAM-dependent methyltransferase has product MDKKLTKEQIAELENQLSCPSGEMGAEVGKNMNESNIGMTTNTIEFLELNKGHQVLEIGHGNCGHLDKILSIAEEIKYFGLEISETMMKEAKTINKNKPAEFNLYDGVTIPFPDDSFDRIFSVNTVYFWSDKEKLIKEIDRTLKPDGICVLTYADKDFMKNLPFVGEKFRLYDHADLEELASLAKLKVVETRQMEEEVQSKSGETVLRKYSMSKLKKQ; this is encoded by the coding sequence ATGGATAAGAAATTAACAAAAGAGCAGATAGCAGAATTAGAAAACCAACTGAGTTGCCCCAGTGGTGAAATGGGTGCCGAAGTAGGTAAAAACATGAATGAAAGCAACATTGGGATGACAACCAACACCATTGAATTTCTTGAACTTAATAAAGGGCATCAAGTATTGGAAATTGGGCACGGCAACTGTGGGCATTTAGACAAAATACTATCCATAGCTGAAGAAATTAAATATTTTGGCTTAGAAATATCAGAAACCATGATGAAGGAAGCCAAAACTATTAATAAAAATAAACCAGCTGAATTTAATTTATATGACGGTGTAACCATTCCCTTTCCTGATGATTCATTCGATAGAATATTTAGTGTAAACACGGTGTATTTTTGGTCTGACAAGGAAAAACTGATCAAAGAAATTGATAGAACTTTAAAGCCAGATGGAATTTGTGTTTTAACCTATGCGGATAAAGATTTCATGAAAAACCTGCCCTTTGTAGGTGAAAAATTCAGGCTTTACGATCACGCCGATCTTGAAGAGCTGGCGAGTTTGGCTAAGTTAAAAGTAGTTGAAACCCGACAAATGGAAGAAGAAGTGCAGAGCAAATCAGGTGAAACTGTGCTAAGGAAATATTCCATGTCAAAATTAAAGAAGCAGTAA
- a CDS encoding tetratricopeptide repeat protein, with protein MKELDKHIHDHVTALCQQGDELAEQGELAGALEKYWEAFDHLPEPQTIWEATTWVLTAIGDANFLGGDYKAGVDNLSYAMHCPGAIGNPFIHLRLGQCQLEQGNEKRAADELTRAYAIAGPEIFEEDDPKYFEFLKSKIDM; from the coding sequence ATGAAAGAGCTAGATAAGCATATACATGATCATGTTACCGCCTTATGTCAGCAAGGAGACGAGCTGGCTGAGCAAGGAGAGTTAGCTGGTGCGTTAGAGAAATACTGGGAGGCTTTTGATCATTTGCCAGAGCCACAAACCATATGGGAGGCTACCACCTGGGTGCTCACAGCCATAGGTGATGCTAATTTTTTAGGTGGCGATTATAAAGCAGGGGTAGATAATTTGAGCTATGCTATGCACTGTCCGGGAGCTATTGGCAATCCGTTTATACACCTTAGGTTAGGACAATGTCAGTTAGAGCAAGGCAATGAAAAAAGAGCGGCCGATGAGCTTACCAGAGCTTATGCTATAGCTGGTCCTGAGATTTTTGAAGAAGACGATCCTAAATATTTTGAATTTTTAAAGTCTAAAATTGACATGTAA
- the thiS gene encoding sulfur carrier protein ThiS, producing MDFTINDQPFTVDQDTLTIEQVLALKGLENLQGVAVAVNQQVVPRTAWKEQSVKSHDQLLIITATQGG from the coding sequence ATGGACTTCACTATCAACGACCAACCATTTACTGTAGATCAAGACACCCTCACCATAGAACAGGTGTTAGCGCTAAAAGGGCTTGAAAATTTGCAAGGAGTTGCCGTGGCTGTTAATCAGCAGGTGGTACCGCGGACCGCCTGGAAGGAGCAGTCTGTAAAATCTCATGATCAATTATTAATCATCACCGCTACACAGGGCGGATAA
- the thiC gene encoding phosphomethylpyrimidine synthase ThiC gives MRGIDKTPEMECITRDPFPKSKKIYVPGKIHNIQVAMREISLNDTNLKFNPEAAAEKNPPVTVYDTSGPYTDPNMDIDVKKGLPKLRESWINERNDTEVLSGISSAYGNQRLNDVSLNDLRFAYLENPRKARQGHNVTQMHYARKGIITPEMEYIAIRENQKIEEWNHLNVQHEGQNFGANTPKGLITPEFVRDEVAQGRAIIPANINHPEAEPMIIGRNFLVKINANIGNSVVTSSIEEEVEKAVWACHWGADTIMDLSTGKNIHETREWILRNSPVPIGTVPIYQALEKVNGKAEDLTWEIFKDTLIEQAEQGVDYFTIHAGVRLKYVPLTAKRVTGIVSRGGSIMAKWCLAHHKESFLYTHFEEICEIMKAYDVSFSLGDGLRPGSLADANDRAQFAELETLGELTKIAWKHDVQVMIEGPGHVPMHMIKENMDKQLEACDEAPFYTLGPLTTDIAPGYDHITSGIGAAMIGWYGCAMLCYVTPKEHLGLPNKKDVKDGVITYKIAAHAADLAKGHPGAQYRDNALSKARFEFRWEDQFNLSLDPDTASQFHDETLPAEGAKVAHFCSMCGPNFCSMKITQDVRDFAKENNLTDESAIEKGMEEKASEFKKHGGNIYLEQ, from the coding sequence ATGAGAGGAATTGACAAAACTCCGGAGATGGAGTGCATTACCCGCGATCCGTTTCCCAAGTCAAAGAAAATTTATGTGCCAGGCAAAATCCATAATATTCAGGTGGCCATGCGCGAAATATCTTTGAATGATACCAATTTGAAGTTTAATCCAGAGGCAGCAGCGGAGAAGAATCCCCCCGTAACGGTGTATGACACTAGCGGCCCTTACACAGATCCTAACATGGATATTGATGTGAAAAAGGGTTTGCCTAAGCTTCGGGAATCATGGATCAATGAGAGAAATGATACCGAAGTGCTGTCAGGAATCTCTTCCGCTTATGGCAACCAGCGTTTAAATGATGTCTCCCTGAATGATCTTCGATTTGCTTATCTGGAAAACCCAAGAAAGGCCAGGCAGGGGCATAATGTAACCCAAATGCACTATGCCAGAAAAGGGATTATTACCCCTGAGATGGAGTATATTGCTATTAGAGAAAATCAAAAAATTGAAGAGTGGAATCACCTCAATGTTCAGCATGAGGGACAAAACTTTGGGGCTAATACCCCTAAAGGTCTCATTACTCCTGAGTTTGTACGAGATGAGGTGGCTCAGGGTAGGGCCATTATTCCTGCTAATATCAATCATCCGGAAGCGGAACCAATGATTATAGGTAGAAATTTCCTAGTGAAGATCAATGCCAATATTGGTAATTCTGTGGTCACCTCCAGCATAGAGGAGGAGGTAGAAAAAGCCGTATGGGCTTGTCACTGGGGTGCTGATACTATCATGGACCTTTCTACAGGTAAAAATATTCATGAAACCAGAGAATGGATCCTTCGCAATTCGCCGGTGCCTATTGGTACAGTGCCTATTTATCAGGCTTTGGAAAAGGTTAATGGCAAGGCTGAGGACCTTACTTGGGAGATATTTAAAGATACGCTGATTGAGCAGGCGGAACAGGGAGTGGACTATTTCACTATTCATGCAGGGGTAAGGCTTAAATATGTACCGCTTACCGCGAAAAGAGTAACCGGAATAGTTTCTCGTGGCGGATCTATTATGGCGAAATGGTGTTTGGCCCATCATAAAGAAAGCTTTCTATATACTCATTTTGAAGAGATTTGCGAGATCATGAAGGCCTATGATGTGTCCTTCTCCCTGGGAGATGGCTTGCGTCCTGGCTCGTTGGCCGATGCTAATGACAGAGCGCAGTTTGCTGAACTGGAAACGTTGGGTGAGCTCACCAAAATAGCCTGGAAGCATGATGTACAGGTAATGATTGAAGGTCCGGGACATGTGCCTATGCATATGATCAAGGAAAATATGGATAAGCAATTGGAAGCGTGTGATGAAGCTCCTTTTTATACCTTAGGGCCGCTTACTACGGATATTGCGCCGGGTTATGATCATATTACTTCTGGTATTGGGGCGGCTATGATTGGCTGGTATGGTTGTGCCATGCTGTGCTATGTCACTCCAAAAGAGCATTTAGGGCTACCCAATAAAAAGGATGTGAAAGATGGGGTGATTACTTATAAAATAGCCGCCCATGCAGCTGATTTGGCTAAAGGACACCCGGGAGCACAGTATAGAGATAATGCCTTGAGTAAGGCGCGCTTTGAGTTTAGGTGGGAGGATCAGTTCAATTTATCATTAGATCCTGATACCGCTAGCCAATTTCATGATGAAACGTTGCCAGCCGAAGGGGCCAAAGTAGCTCACTTCTGCAGTATGTGCGGGCCTAACTTCTGCTCTATGAAAATTACGCAAGATGTACGTGATTTTGCTAAAGAGAATAACCTTACTGATGAAAGTGCCATTGAAAAAGGCATGGAAGAAAAGGCCTCTGAGTTTAAAAAACATGGGGGCAATATTTACCTGGAGCAATAG
- a CDS encoding thiamine phosphate synthase, with product MQVVIITHERNCEGEIDTVKEILDQGLHLHIRKPHYSDSELSNYLEQLPKECRSQMVLHGNVQLAEAFQLGGFHLKSTQEHKLASNWSGSLSRSFHTWKALKSYQWPLSYAFLSPVFNSISKQNYKAQFDHEQLKKELTKDSNIPVLALGGVTVDLLRTVVEMGFAGAALLGEVWTKPTVKERLQIIHQIKEYA from the coding sequence ATGCAGGTCGTGATCATCACCCATGAGCGTAACTGTGAAGGTGAAATAGATACGGTAAAGGAAATACTGGATCAAGGACTTCACCTGCATATCAGAAAACCTCATTACTCAGATTCGGAGTTGAGTAACTACTTAGAACAATTGCCAAAAGAGTGCAGAAGTCAGATGGTATTGCACGGTAACGTTCAATTAGCGGAAGCTTTCCAATTGGGAGGCTTCCACTTAAAAAGTACACAAGAGCATAAACTGGCAAGTAACTGGAGTGGTAGCCTGTCTAGGTCCTTTCATACTTGGAAAGCATTGAAAAGCTATCAATGGCCGCTGAGTTATGCGTTTTTGAGTCCTGTTTTTAATAGTATTTCTAAGCAGAACTATAAAGCTCAGTTTGATCATGAGCAGCTCAAAAAGGAATTGACTAAAGATAGTAATATTCCTGTGCTGGCTTTGGGAGGTGTTACGGTAGATCTTTTAAGGACTGTAGTAGAGATGGGATTTGCAGGCGCCGCACTGCTAGGAGAGGTGTGGACGAAGCCCACGGTGAAAGAAAGACTGCAGATCATCCATCAAATTAAAGAATATGCTTGA